A single genomic interval of Electrophorus electricus isolate fEleEle1 chromosome 2, fEleEle1.pri, whole genome shotgun sequence harbors:
- the LOC113577145 gene encoding protocadherin gamma-A11-like, which yields MSALCSLLVGRRNNSTPPSTWLMYILLFPFVMTVVHGQIRYSIPEEMTKGSLVGNILQDLGLDVKRLKSGRARIFTEDSREYIGLNVDKGTLVVRERIDREELCAQVSLCSLRFQIILENPMELHRIDVEILDINDHAPVFARDEINFQISELAVPGAKFSLDSAHDPDVGLNALQRYTLDPTNHFSLKEISRSDGTKYVEMVLQTPLDREKQEEHKLKLMAFDGGSPQRLGSVKINIVVIDVNDNTPVFSQPLYKVTIPENALKGIGLVTISATDLDKGSNGEVTYSFSQSSGKAMESFTIDPDTGNIRINGLLDFEKSKQYELNVEARDKGGLTDTSKVLVEIIDVNDNAPVISVISFSSPIPEDSATDTVIAMLNIKDIDSGKNGQIKCTVNSDLPFRVKSTSSNFYSLVTDQFLDREMFSEYNITISATDEGSPSLSTNKTLTVKISDVNDNAPVFSQQSNIAYVMENNSPGLSIFAVTAYDNDSGNNARITYFVEDVLVNGISASSYISVNTESGEIIAVRSFDYEQTKEFSVSIKGQDGGNPPLSSNVSVKIIIQDQNDNAPQVLYPIQSGVSLVTEIVPRSADVGYLVTKVVAVDVDSGQNAWLSYKLQKATDRALFEVGLQNGEIRTVRQVTDKDAVKQKLTVVVEDNGQPSRSATVNINVAVADSFPEVLSEFTDFTHDKEYNDNLTFYLVLALAVVSFLFIVSIIAILSVKCYRWRHERMFYKSGANLPVIPYYPPLYADVGGTGTLQHMYNYEVCRTADSRKSDLNFRSGDESTIRLDISGTKTLTRVERENPISDSNDQVRSND from the coding sequence ATGAGTGCGCTTTGTTCTTTGCTCGTCGGACGACGAAACAACTCCACTCCACCTTCAACATGGTTGATGTACATTCTGCTGTTTCCATTTGTGATGACCGTAGTACACGGGCAAATCCGATATTCTATTCCGGAGGAGATGACGAAGGGTTCATTAGTTGGAAATATCCTTCAGGATCTCGGTTTGGACGTTAAAAGACTGAAATCAGGGCGAGCGCGGATCTTTACGGAGGACAGTCGTGAGTACATCGGCCTGAATGTGGATAAAGGGACTCTGGTAGTGAGGGAGAGGATAGACAGAGAGGAGCTGTGTGCTCAAGTGTCTCTGTGCTCCTTACGTTTTCAGATCATTCTAGAAAACCCAATGGAGCTGCATCGAATTGATGTGGAAATATTAGATATTAATGATCATGCTCCTGTTTTTGCTAGGGATGAAATTAATTTCCAAATTAGTGAGTTAGCGGTCCCTGGTGCGAAATTTTCTTTAGACAGCGCACACGATCCAGATGTAGGATTGAATGCACTTCAGAGGTACACACTTGATCCAACCAACCATTTTTCTCTCAAAGAAATATCTCGTAGCGATGGGACAAAATACGTAGAAATGGTTTTACAGACACCTTtggacagagaaaaacaagaagagcataaattaaaattaatggcGTTTGACGGCGGTAGTCCTCAAAGATTGGGGTCGGTCAAAATTAATATCGTGGTTATTGATGTTAATGACAATACCCCCGTGTTTAGCCAGCCTCTTTATAAAGTTACTATACCAGAAAATGCACTGAAAGGCATAGGACTAGTAACAATAAGCGCTACCGATTTGGACAAAGGATCTAATGGAGAGGTGACATATTCGTTTTCACAGAGCTCCGGAAAAGCTATGGAATCATTCACCATTGATCCAGATACCGGAAATATTAGAATAAACGGTCTGTTAGATTTTGAAAAGTCCAAACAATATGAACTGAACGTCGAGGCTAGGGATAAAGGAGGACTGACTGATACTAGCAAGGTTCTCGTTGAAATTATCGATGTTAATGACAATGCCCCCGTTATCAGTGTCATCTCATTTTCGAGTCCTATCCCTGAGGATTCCGCCACGGATACTGTTATAGCCATGCTGAATATTAAAGATATAGACTCCGGCAAAAACGGGCAGATTAAATGTACAGTGAATTCAGATTTGCCATTTCGCGTCAAATCGACGTCCTCTAATTTCTATAGTTTGGTTACAGACCAGTTTTTAGATCGTGAGATGTTTTCGGAATATAATATAACAATTAGCGCTACAGATGAAGGTTCTCCCTCCTTATCTACTaacaaaacactgactgtgaAAATATCAGACGTCAATGACAACGCCCCTGTGTTCTCACAACAGTCAAACATTGCTTATGTGATGGAAAATAATTCCCCTGGATTATCGATATTTGCAGTGACAGCATATGATAACGACTCTGGTAATAATGCTCGGATTACATATTTCGTTGAAGATGTCCTTGTTAACGGAATCTCTGCATCGTCTTATATTTCCGTTAACACCGAAAGCGGGGAGATTATTGCTGTTCGTTCTTTTGATTATGAGCAAACAAAGGAATTCAGCGTCAGCATCAAAGGACAGGACGGAGGCAATCCGCCTCTGAGTAGCAATGTGagtgtaaaaataattattcaggACCAGAATGACAACGCTCCGCAGGTTCTGTATCCAATACAATCTGGGGTCTCGCTGGTTACTGAAATAGTGCCCCGTTCAGCAGATGTGGGCTATCTTGTCACTAAAgtggtggctgttgatgtggactCCGGACAGAATGCCTGGCTCTCGTATAAACTGCAGAAAGCGACAGACAGGGCGCTGTTTGAAGTGGGCTTACAGAATGGAGAAATAAGAACTGTACGCCAAGTCACCgataaagatgctgtgaaacagaaGCTCACTGTTGTAGTGGAGGACAACGGACAGCCCTCTCGTTCAGCTACAGTAAATATTAACGTGGCGGTGGCGGACAGCTTCCCTGAAGTGCTCTCGGAGTTCACTGACTTTACGCACGACAAGGAATACAACGACAACCTCACATTTTATCTCGTCTTGGCGTTGGCTGTAGTTTCGTTTCTTTTTATCGTGTCCATCATAGCCATACTGTCAGTTAAGTGTTACAGATGGAGACATGAGCGGATGTTTTACAAATCTGGAGCCAACCTCCCAGTTATTCCATATTATCCACCCCTTTACGCGGATGTGGGAGGAACAGGAACGTTACAACATATGTACAATTATGAGGTTTGTAGAACGGCCGATTCCAGAAAGAGCGATCTGAATTTTAGATCTGGTGATGAGAGCACCATACGCCTGGATATCAGTGGAACCAAGACGCTGACTCGTGTGGAGCGGGAGAATCCTATCAGTGATTCTAATGATCAGGTGAGGTCAAATGATTAA